The nucleotide window TGCCGTCGACCTTGATTTCCTCGAAGGCCACGCCCTTGCTCTCGAGCAGGTACTTGGCGCGCATGCAGTAGGGGCAGTAGTCGCTGGAATAGACGATGACGGGCTTCATATCACTTCACCAGGGGCAGGTTATCGGCTTTCCAGCTGGAAACGCCACCGCTCAGTTTGGCGGCGGTGTAACCAGCCTTGAGCAGTTCGCGGCAGTGGGTGCCGGACTGCTGGCCCATCGCGTCGACGACGATCAGGGTCTTCTCTTTGTGCTTGTCCAGCTCGCTCATGCGGGCGGCCAGCTTGTCCTGCGGAATGTTGATCGCACCGACGATGTGGCCGGCGGCGTATTCCTTGGCAGTACGGATGTCGATGACCAGGCCCTTGTCGGCATTGACCAGGGCGGTCAGTTGGCCATTGCTCAGGCTCTGGCCGCCGCGGCGGATTTCATTGAGCAGCAGCAGGACCAGCAGAACAACGAAGATCGCAACCAGGATGTAGTGATCTGTCGCGAATTG belongs to Pseudomonas putida NBRC 14164 and includes:
- a CDS encoding rhodanese-like domain-containing protein encodes the protein MVAHLIQFATDHYILVAIFVVLLVLLLLNEIRRGGQSLSNGQLTALVNADKGLVIDIRTAKEYAAGHIVGAINIPQDKLAARMSELDKHKEKTLIVVDAMGQQSGTHCRELLKAGYTAAKLSGGVSSWKADNLPLVK